One window of Nicotiana tomentosiformis chromosome 11, ASM39032v3, whole genome shotgun sequence genomic DNA carries:
- the LOC138901125 gene encoding uncharacterized protein, whose product MVPVLVLPTGSGSYTVYCDASRIGLGILLMQDDRVIAYALWKVKVHEKSYPIPDLELEAIVHALKIWRKSNVVADAFSRRIVSMGSLAYIPVRERPLSLYVQALANQFLSMEEYEQHLRVLLQTLREQ is encoded by the exons atggtgccagtattggtgttgcctacaggttcaggatcttacacggtgtattgtgatgcatctcgtattgggctcggtATATTATTGATGCAGGATGACAGAGTGATTGCATACGCATTGTGGAAggtgaaggttcatgagaagagtTACCCTATTCCTGACTTAGagttggaagccattgttcatgcgctgaagatttggag gaagtccaatgtggtggccgatgcctttagTAGAAGGATtgttagtatgggtagccttgcatatattccagttaggGAGAGGCCATTATCATtatatgttcaggctttggccaaccaattcttgag CATGGAGGAgtatgagcagcatttgagagttttgcttcagaccttgcgggaacagtaa